The proteins below come from a single Falco peregrinus isolate bFalPer1 chromosome Z, bFalPer1.pri, whole genome shotgun sequence genomic window:
- the LOC101915341 gene encoding LOW QUALITY PROTEIN: tubulin polymerization-promoting protein family member 2-like (The sequence of the model RefSeq protein was modified relative to this genomic sequence to represent the inferred CDS: inserted 2 bases in 1 codon), with protein MFCVYLCGHHGCPMVKRYLWVMPLALLETKCMQHKCVSSGCRWSSPPSLLTSFLHSSKMSEVETTFCKLIIYGDXSASGSNMTGKNFKLCKGCRVMDGKAMTSTDIDIIFNKAETKGACAITFAEFQQAIRELCSKHFKGKPPEEALQVVYGLIKGKDPSRVGATVSMSFLTNPASRAALEPFVLTVGTHAVLKHKEKLVCELFPNSCLLTSFLAQSHQGWWGKRLTDTSNYTDSHKECFDESGKKNGLVGHQDLTDNGGYAVGAYTGAGFMTRCSRTETA; from the exons ATGTTCTGTGTTTACCTGTGTGGTCATCATGGTTGTCCCATGGTGAAGAGATACCTGTGGGTGATGCcccttgctctgctggagaCGAAGTGCATGCAACATAAGTGTGTGTCCAGCGGCTGCAGATGGTCCTCACCTCCTTCCCTGCTAACttcttttctccacagcagCAAGATGTCAGAGGTAGAAACCACTTTCTGTAAATTAATAATATATGGTGA ATCTGCTAGTGGCAGCAACATGACAGGGAAAAACTTCAAGCTGTGCAAAGGTTGTAGGGTGATGGATGGGAAAGCCATGACCAGCACTGACATTGACATCATATTCAACAAAGCTGA GACCAAAGGTGCTTGTGCCATCACCTTTGCTGAGTTCCAGCAGGCCATAAGGGAGCTTTGCAGCAAGCACTTCAAGGGAAAACCACCAGAGGAAGCTCTGCAGGTTGTTTATGGCCTCATCAAGGGAAAGGATCCCAGCAGAGTGGGTGCTACAGTGAGTATGAGTTTCCTCACCAATCCTGCATCTAGAGCTGCCCTGGAACCATTTGTCCTTACTGTAGGGACACATGCTGTCCTCAAACATAAGGAAAAGCTTGTCTGTGAGCTGTTTCCTAACTCTTGCCTGCTGACCTCTTTTCTTGCACAAAGCCACCAAGGTTGGTGGGGTAAAAGGCTGACAGACACTAGCAACTACACTGACAGCCACAAAGAGTGTTTTGATGAGAGTGGCAAAAAGAACGGTCTTGTTGGCCACCAGGATCTGACGGACAATGGTGGCTATGCAGTTGGAGCCTACACAGGAGCTGGCTTTATGACCAGATGCAGTAGGACTGAGACTGCGTAA